The region AGGTAGAAGTAAAAATCTTGTTTATGCAAGAAGAATTTCTATATACTTATGTCGTGAATTAACTCAAAATACCATGCCTCAACTAGCTCAATATTTTGGAATGAAAGACCATACTGCTATAAGTCATACTCTTAAAAAGATTAATGAACTAATTAAAAATGATGAAGATTTTAAAGTAAAAATTGAAGAATTAACCAATAAAATTACTTCAATATCCTAAAAGTGGCACTTTTGATTGAAAAAAAGATATAATCATAAAAGTGAATAGGTGTGAAAAGAGTTGACTTGGTTCATCACATCAAAAGAACTCTTAAATTAGGAAGAAAATAGTGATATTCACATAATCACACTCTTCTACTACTACATACTAAATATTATATAATTATAGGAATAAAATATGAAAATAACTGTTTCTAAATCTATTATTGAAAATATAATGATTTATGCTCAACCTTTTTTAGAAAAAAAAGATACTTCTCAAATAACTTCTCATGTTTATATAAATGTAAATGACTCAAAACTAACTTTAAAAGCTACTGATTATGAAATAGGTTTTGAAGTATCTACTGATAAAGTAAATATTATATCTTCTGGAAGTATTACTGCAAATGGTAAAAAACTTTTAGATATTATAAGAATATTAAAAGATGGAGAAATAAATTTAGAAGTTAAAAATGAAATGTTATATATTTCACAATCACATTCTAATTTTAAATTACCAACTTTTTCATATAATGAATTTCCAGAATTTCCTTCTTTTGAAGGAAAAAATCCTATATCCATTGAATCTCATTCATTAATAGAATCACTTAAAAAAATAACTCCAGCAATTGATACTAATAATCCGAAATTTGAATTAAATGGTGCTTTAATTGATATTAAAAACGACAGTATTAACTTTGCATCTACTGATACAAGAAGATTAGCTATTGTTAGTTTAGAAAATAAAAGTGATAATGAATTATCTATAATAATTCCTAAAAAAGCTATTGTTGAAATTCAAAAACTTTTTTTTGATGATATAGAGATATATTATGATTCTACAAATTTAATTATACATTCTAATCAATACACTTTTTTTACAAAACTTATAAATGGAAAATTTCCAGAATATTCTAGAATTATTCCTAAAGAAATAGCAAATACATTAATTTTACCTAAAGCTATTATGATTGATTCTATTAGACAAATAACTACTATTTCTTCTGATGTTAAAATTACTTTTTTAAATAATTTTATTACATTTGAATCTCTAAGTGATGATAATATAGAAGCTAAAACAGAAATTAATTATAATACTGGTTTTGAAGAAAAATTTGTTATTGCTATTAATTCTAAATATCTTTTAGACTTTTTAAATTCTATAAATTCTTCAGAGTTTACTATAGGTTTAAATGAAGGAAATTTACCTTTTCTTTTAATAGATAATAATTTTAAAACAGTTGTTATGCCTATAGTAATATAAATAAATACTTCTAATTTACTTCACATTATGTGAAGTAAATTACTTCTTTTTCTACAAAAAAATCTTATAAAACTTTCTTTTAGTAAACATTAGATAAAATGTCTTCAATTATGCCAAAATGGCTATATGGAGATGTTAATGGAAAATTACGGTGCTAGTAATATTAAAGTTCTTAAAGGTCTAGAAGCTGTTAGAAAACGTCCTGGTATGTATATTGGTGATACTGGACATCGTGGTCTTCACCATTTAGTTTATGAAGTTATAGATAATTCTATTGATGAGGCAATGGCAGGTCATTGTGATACAATAAATGTAACTCTTACTAAAAATAATAGTTGTATAGTTAGTGATAATGGTCGTGGTATTCCTACTGATATGCATCCAACTGAAGGTGTTAGTGCTGCTACTGTTGTTTTAACAGTTTTACATGCTGGTGGTAAGTTTGATAAAGATACTTATAAAGTTTCAGGTGGTCTTCATGGTGTTGGTGTTTCAGTTGTAAATGCACTTTCGTCTGATTTAAAAATGACTATTAACAGAGAAGGTGAAACTTTTGAACAAAACTTTAAAAAAGGTATTCCTCAAGAAACTTTAGCAGTAATTGGAAAAACTAGAAAATCTGGTACTACTATTGAATTTTCAGCAGATCCAAGTATTTTTACAGAAACTATAACTTTTGAATATGAATATTTATCAAAAAGATTTAAAGAATTGGCATATTTAAATCCTTTTATTACAATTATTTTTAAAGATGAAAGAACCAATAAAAATGAAAGTTATCATTTTGAAGGTGGTATAGCTCAGTATGTTGAAGATATGAATAAAAAAACTCAAGTAGCAGCAGTTTATTCATTCACTTCAAAAATTGAAGATATAGAATTTGATATAGCTTTAATGTACAATGATACTTATGAAGAAAAACTTGCATCTTTTGTAAACAACATAAGAACTCCAAATGGAGGAACACATGAAGCAGGTTTTCGTGCAGGTTTAACTCGTGTTATTTCAAATTATAATTCTAAAAATGGCGCAGCCAAAGAAAAAGATGTAAAAATATCTGGTGATGATGTAAAAGAGGGGCTTATTGCTATAGTATCAGCACGTGTTCCAGAACCTCAATTTGAAGGTCAAACAAAGGGTAAACTTGGAAATACTTATGTAAGACCACTAATTCAAAAACAAACTTATGAACTTCTCTCAAAATATTTTGAAGAAAATCCTATAGAAGCAAAAGCCATTGTAAATAAAGCTCTTATGGCTGCTCGTGGTCGTGAAGCTGCTAAAAAAGCTAGAGAATTAACTCGTAGAAAAGATGTTATGAGTGTAGGAACTCTTCCAGGAAAACTTGCTGATTGTCAAAGTAAAGATGCAAGTATATGTGAACTTTATCTGGTGGAAGGGGATTCTGCTGGTGGTTCTGCTAAAATGGGACGTGATCGTGTTTTTCAAGCTATATTACCACTTAAAGGTAAGATTTTAAATGTTGAAAAAGCAAGATTAGAGAAGATTTTAAAATCAGATGAAATAACAAATATGATAACTGCTATGGGTTGTGGTATTGGTGAAGAGTATAATGAAGATAAACTCAGATATCATAAAATCATAATAATGACAGATGCTGATGTTGATGGTTCACACATTCAAACTTTACTCCTAACATTTTTCTTTAGACATTTTAGAGATGTAGTTGAAAAAGGTTATTTATATCTAGCTCAGCCACCACTTTATCGTTATAAAAAAGGTAAAAAAGAGATTTATTTTAAAGATGATCGTGAAATGAATGACTTTTTGATTGACAATGGAGTTGAGTCTTTAGAAGTAGAATCTATTGGACATCAAGATTTAGTATCTTACTTTAAAATGGTTGATCATTATAGAGGTTCACTAATAGCACTAGAGCGTAGATATGCACTTGTTGATTTAATACGTCATTTTATAGAATATCCTGATTTAATTGGCTTATCTA is a window of uncultured Sulfurimonas sp. DNA encoding:
- the gyrB gene encoding DNA topoisomerase (ATP-hydrolyzing) subunit B — encoded protein: MENYGASNIKVLKGLEAVRKRPGMYIGDTGHRGLHHLVYEVIDNSIDEAMAGHCDTINVTLTKNNSCIVSDNGRGIPTDMHPTEGVSAATVVLTVLHAGGKFDKDTYKVSGGLHGVGVSVVNALSSDLKMTINREGETFEQNFKKGIPQETLAVIGKTRKSGTTIEFSADPSIFTETITFEYEYLSKRFKELAYLNPFITIIFKDERTNKNESYHFEGGIAQYVEDMNKKTQVAAVYSFTSKIEDIEFDIALMYNDTYEEKLASFVNNIRTPNGGTHEAGFRAGLTRVISNYNSKNGAAKEKDVKISGDDVKEGLIAIVSARVPEPQFEGQTKGKLGNTYVRPLIQKQTYELLSKYFEENPIEAKAIVNKALMAARGREAAKKARELTRRKDVMSVGTLPGKLADCQSKDASICELYLVEGDSAGGSAKMGRDRVFQAILPLKGKILNVEKARLEKILKSDEITNMITAMGCGIGEEYNEDKLRYHKIIIMTDADVDGSHIQTLLLTFFFRHFRDVVEKGYLYLAQPPLYRYKKGKKEIYFKDDREMNDFLIDNGVESLEVESIGHQDLVSYFKMVDHYRGSLIALERRYALVDLIRHFIEYPDLIGLSIENMYVEVEKFLIDNGNNILTKSITEDSIHIFVQTKGGMEELLINDDLFAAPHFNEASYVFKKIQEWNINFKDDIINVLQSVIDYANKGAYIQRYKGLGEMNPEQLWETTMTPENRVLLQVTIEDAEIASDAFTLFMGDEVEPRRNYIETHAKDVKHLDV
- the dnaN gene encoding DNA polymerase III subunit beta, giving the protein MKITVSKSIIENIMIYAQPFLEKKDTSQITSHVYINVNDSKLTLKATDYEIGFEVSTDKVNIISSGSITANGKKLLDIIRILKDGEINLEVKNEMLYISQSHSNFKLPTFSYNEFPEFPSFEGKNPISIESHSLIESLKKITPAIDTNNPKFELNGALIDIKNDSINFASTDTRRLAIVSLENKSDNELSIIIPKKAIVEIQKLFFDDIEIYYDSTNLIIHSNQYTFFTKLINGKFPEYSRIIPKEIANTLILPKAIMIDSIRQITTISSDVKITFLNNFITFESLSDDNIEAKTEINYNTGFEEKFVIAINSKYLLDFLNSINSSEFTIGLNEGNLPFLLIDNNFKTVVMPIVI